The following proteins come from a genomic window of Streptomyces sp. Sge12:
- a CDS encoding DUF3618 domain-containing protein — translation MSSDEPTPEALRAQIEQTRDELGRTVEALAAKADVKAQAREKTAAVKAQAAEKAAHVTGQIRDRAEHAAHLASEKTHAATARDNRTTALVAVAGAALLVFLLVRQVRHTRGQK, via the coding sequence ATGAGCAGCGACGAACCCACGCCGGAGGCGCTGCGGGCACAGATCGAACAGACCCGCGACGAACTGGGCCGGACGGTCGAGGCCCTCGCCGCCAAGGCCGACGTCAAGGCACAGGCCCGGGAGAAGACGGCGGCCGTCAAGGCTCAGGCCGCGGAGAAGGCCGCCCACGTCACTGGGCAGATCCGGGACCGGGCAGAACACGCGGCGCACCTGGCGTCGGAGAAGACCCACGCGGCCACGGCCCGGGACAACCGGACCACCGCACTGGTCGCCGTCGCCGGCGCCGCCCTGCTCGTGTTCCTGCTGGTACGGCAGGTACGGCACACCAGGGGGCAGAAGTGA
- a CDS encoding DUF4235 domain-containing protein: MKASAIAYKPVGLALGAISGALAATVFKQVWKLVEGTDDAPDATDEERSWHEILLAAALQGAVFAVVKATVDRSGAVATRRITGTWPG; the protein is encoded by the coding sequence GTGAAAGCGTCGGCGATCGCGTACAAGCCGGTCGGGCTGGCCCTGGGCGCCATCAGCGGCGCACTGGCCGCCACGGTGTTCAAGCAGGTCTGGAAACTGGTCGAGGGGACGGACGACGCCCCTGACGCCACCGACGAGGAACGCTCCTGGCACGAGATCCTGCTGGCCGCGGCCCTCCAGGGCGCTGTCTTCGCGGTCGTCAAGGCCACCGTCGACCGCTCCGGAGCGGTCGCCACGCGGCGCATCACGGGCACCTGGCCCGGCTGA
- a CDS encoding sulfite exporter TauE/SafE family protein, giving the protein MNWTSGLLGFAAGLVISVVTAPAGVSGAVFLLPVQVSVLGVPSPAVTPTNLLYNVVAGPGALLRHARAGRLGGPLTRLLLAGTVPGVVLGALVRVFALPGPAAFRLLIAVFLLPLGLWLSWRTLRPSRGERPVRPLSARSTGGLALVVGTLGGIYGIGGGSLLGPILAGRGTPVAQVAPAALASTFVTSVVGAITYALLSLTAEGSIAPDWPLGIACGLGGLVGGYLGAHLQPRLPETFLRLLLGSLATAIGGLYAVQTLT; this is encoded by the coding sequence GTGAACTGGACGTCCGGCCTCCTGGGCTTCGCCGCCGGGCTGGTCATCTCCGTGGTGACCGCGCCCGCCGGGGTTTCCGGAGCCGTGTTCCTGCTGCCCGTACAGGTCAGCGTCCTGGGCGTGCCGTCCCCCGCCGTCACGCCGACGAACCTGCTCTACAACGTCGTCGCCGGACCCGGGGCGCTCCTGCGCCATGCCCGCGCCGGACGGCTGGGCGGGCCGCTGACCCGCCTGCTGCTGGCCGGGACCGTCCCCGGAGTGGTCCTCGGCGCCCTCGTCCGCGTGTTCGCCCTCCCCGGCCCGGCCGCCTTCCGCCTCCTGATCGCGGTGTTCCTGCTGCCGCTGGGCCTGTGGCTGTCCTGGCGCACCCTGCGGCCGTCTCGTGGCGAGAGGCCGGTACGGCCCCTGTCGGCGCGGTCGACCGGCGGCCTGGCCCTGGTGGTCGGGACGCTCGGCGGGATCTACGGCATCGGCGGCGGCTCGCTCCTCGGCCCGATCCTCGCCGGACGCGGCACGCCCGTCGCCCAGGTCGCCCCGGCCGCGCTCGCCTCCACCTTCGTCACCTCGGTGGTCGGGGCGATCACGTACGCCCTGCTGTCGCTGACCGCCGAGGGATCGATCGCGCCCGACTGGCCGCTGGGGATCGCCTGCGGGCTCGGCGGGCTCGTCGGCGGCTATCTCGGCGCCCATCTCCAGCCCCGCCTGCCCGAGACCTTCCTGCGGCTCCTACTCGGCAGCCTCGCCACCGCCATCGGCGGCCTCTACGCCGTCCAGACCCTCACCTGA